In one Mucilaginibacter sp. PAMB04168 genomic region, the following are encoded:
- a CDS encoding fasciclin domain-containing protein — MRRILQSASVFILSLVILTGCSKKEFNERYDRPETLADPIYQQLQQRGNFTSLLVCIEKAGYKDILSKAGFWTMFAPNDAAFAAYFKEKGISSAADIDAATAQKIVKYALVFNAFKTDRLPDFQSSAGWMPNTAFKRRTAYYDGPQPINYNGKDILYLNSNRNNRGSTTYFSVTDNNNKYVPYLLDRFLAPKNLTSADYNYFYNQNPYIGFNVADAQVVNSNIIAENGVIHEINRVILPLPNIDQYLAATPQYSKFKSLFDSYMVSYLISEAATAKNLENTGKQQDIYIKTYDAGLAYSPNNENYLKLDDNDGQMEGYSMFAPTNDALDAYIKNVLLEYYPSLDALPKDILFDFLNAHMFLTTVWPSKFATTTNGQGQGALFNSATDVVDKKLLSNGVFYGTNKVQNANVFSTVFGRAYLNPNYSLMTRALTASLKTNIINTSFKYTLFLTSDATIRALGFTYDLDANTWRYTPPGGGTALSGSSALDKLNRIINTQVVRSDEQSLGGNGILETYGGEYIRYSNNTVYSAGTRDAGVTLNVTGTRKAENGTVYFIDGLLSEPSLSVGKHLEALAAPAGSNYKKFVDYVKNSTIYNTSNGEILGITAGSFYTVLAPTNAAIDAAVAQGYLPASITPTDQPGKDKVANFIRYHIIQKATIVPDGKKDGGYLTLLQRSNGDPTSVTVTNVGVNNMQVKDMLGGSASVVPASSNNLSNRTVIHLLNTFLKFNAN; from the coding sequence ATGAGGAGAATTTTACAAAGTGCATCTGTTTTTATATTAAGCCTTGTTATTTTAACGGGTTGCAGTAAAAAGGAGTTCAACGAGCGGTACGATCGTCCGGAAACCCTGGCCGATCCTATTTACCAGCAGCTGCAGCAGCGCGGAAATTTTACCAGCTTACTGGTTTGTATTGAAAAAGCTGGATATAAGGACATTCTAAGTAAAGCCGGGTTTTGGACAATGTTTGCTCCAAATGATGCCGCTTTCGCTGCGTACTTTAAAGAGAAAGGTATTAGCAGCGCGGCTGATATTGATGCGGCAACTGCCCAAAAGATAGTGAAGTACGCCCTTGTGTTTAACGCTTTTAAAACAGACCGCTTACCTGATTTTCAATCAAGTGCGGGCTGGATGCCTAATACAGCATTCAAACGTCGCACGGCCTATTATGATGGTCCGCAGCCCATAAATTACAACGGTAAAGATATTTTGTATTTAAACTCTAACCGCAATAACCGTGGTAGCACAACCTACTTTAGCGTAACCGATAATAACAACAAGTACGTACCTTACTTACTTGACCGGTTCCTGGCACCCAAAAATCTTACCTCTGCCGATTACAATTACTTCTATAATCAGAACCCTTACATCGGCTTCAACGTAGCCGATGCGCAAGTGGTAAATAGCAACATTATTGCCGAGAATGGAGTAATTCATGAAATTAACCGGGTCATATTGCCCTTGCCTAATATTGATCAGTACCTTGCTGCCACTCCACAGTACAGCAAGTTCAAATCGCTGTTTGATAGTTATATGGTGTCATACCTGATTAGTGAGGCTGCAACGGCAAAAAATCTGGAAAATACCGGTAAACAACAGGACATATACATCAAAACGTATGATGCTGGACTGGCCTACTCACCGAATAACGAAAATTATCTTAAACTGGATGATAACGACGGTCAAATGGAAGGCTACTCCATGTTTGCACCTACCAATGATGCATTGGATGCCTATATAAAAAATGTGTTGCTTGAATATTATCCGTCACTTGACGCCTTACCGAAGGATATACTGTTCGACTTTTTAAACGCGCACATGTTTTTAACTACCGTGTGGCCGAGCAAGTTTGCTACAACAACAAACGGGCAGGGACAAGGCGCATTGTTTAATAGTGCTACCGACGTGGTTGATAAAAAGTTATTGAGTAACGGTGTATTTTATGGAACCAATAAAGTACAGAACGCCAACGTGTTCAGCACTGTTTTTGGCCGAGCTTATTTGAATCCCAATTACTCGTTGATGACCAGGGCCTTAACAGCCTCGCTCAAAACCAACATTATCAATACCAGTTTCAAGTACACACTTTTTCTAACTTCTGATGCCACCATACGTGCCTTAGGGTTCACTTATGATTTGGATGCTAATACCTGGCGTTATACACCGCCGGGTGGAGGTACAGCACTATCCGGCTCATCGGCGTTAGATAAACTGAACCGCATTATTAACACCCAGGTTGTACGTTCGGATGAGCAGAGTTTAGGTGGTAATGGCATTTTAGAAACTTACGGCGGCGAGTATATCAGGTATAGCAATAACACAGTTTACTCTGCGGGTACCCGCGATGCTGGTGTTACGTTAAATGTAACCGGAACGCGCAAAGCGGAAAATGGTACCGTATATTTTATTGATGGGCTATTATCAGAACCCAGCCTTTCGGTAGGTAAACACCTCGAAGCATTAGCTGCACCTGCTGGCTCCAACTACAAAAAGTTTGTAGATTATGTTAAAAACTCCACCATATATAACACTAGTAATGGTGAAATATTAGGTATTACTGCCGGTTCGTTCTATACAGTGTTGGCCCCAACCAATGCCGCCATAGATGCTGCTGTGGCACAGGGATACTTGCCTGCCTCTATAACACCCACCGATCAGCCGGGTAAGGATAAGGTAGCCAATTTTATCCGCTATCATATTATACAAAAAGCAACCATTGTACCCGACGGAAAAAAAGACGGCGGTTATTTAACGCTGTTACAGAGAAGCAACGGCGACCCCACATCGGTTACCGTTACCAATGTTGGCGTAAATAACATGCAGGTAAAGGACATGTTGGGTGGTTCGGCCAGCGTAGTGCCGGCAAGTAGTAATAACCTCTCAAACCGTACGGTTATACACCTTTTAAACACATTCCTGAAATTCAACGCCAATTAA
- a CDS encoding SusC/RagA family TonB-linked outer membrane protein produces the protein MEKIFTHLFFFCSIFTAALVCSTTVNAQTTAAPVTTLRGKVTDKKDRAPLVGVTVVEVDKEKRTIGGVTTDIGGNFALRVKSPQNRISVSLIGYKTVVLDINNRTTVTVQLEQSTNTLADVAITANRTSSNGLLQIDQRNSTTAVAKLSAKDIEELSASSIDQAIQGRLPGVDIAANSGDPGAGMQIRIRGTSTINGSTNPLIVLDGMPYETNIPSDFNFGTADEQGYASLLNIAPSDIQDISVLKDAAATAVWGSRAANGVLIINTKRGRVGAPQVTYTVKATASRQPNAIPMLSGDQYSQLIPEEVMNRTGTPLNTETVKEFLYDPSDRYYYNNYSNNTNWINAITRTGYMQDHSLSLSGGGEKARYFASVSYLNQKGTTIGTGLNRITTRLNLDYNVSDRIRFRTDVSYTRSNTDRVYDDDTRSIAYQKMPNMSIYEFNSAGNNTGNYLSPIQNIQGSYPGTFNPVAMLNAGKNNVIGQRIVPHFNLQYDILPSLFRATFDVQFDINNTKNKTFLPQIATGRPISDVNVNNAFDGDADQFGIITKTNFIYTPRLNDKHSLMGLVSFITNDNKTTTLQAQSSNSASVNLQDPSVDGRVRNLSSGFTQSRSLAALMNAQYGFLDRYIVNMALRADGNSKFGPENRWGLFPSVSTRWRISGEPFMKKLTVFDDLSLRLSYGKSGNDPKNNYSFYNIYGNYAYDYLGSSAVYSQNIELRNLRYETVTGQDIGLTFAMLKNRINVDVDVYRNRTTDLFFNGLRLPGISGFGNINLNVGTMDNQGWEINLGAVAVKSKKVIVEMNFNIANNTNVIRSISEFYPSTKGDITTNGQYKTLLQTNNPFGSFYGFRFKGVYKDQAATTAINANGQPIVGLDGQPLQMRFNYPATDYLFKPGDAIYEDVNHDGNINYQDVVYLGNGNPKFTGGFGPTITYKGNLKINAFFSFRTGYQLVNGTRMLTSNMYNFNNQSTEVLQRWRNEGDVTNVPRALWNDGYNWLGSDRYVEDGSFIRLRSVTVRYNLTKNLLNRIGIRSASIYVTGENLITFTKYTGQDPEVSVKGSDPFRVATDNSMTPPTRNFVTGLVVGF, from the coding sequence ATGGAAAAAATATTTACCCATCTTTTTTTCTTCTGCTCCATATTTACAGCGGCTTTGGTATGTAGCACCACCGTTAACGCGCAAACTACTGCTGCCCCTGTAACAACTCTGCGTGGAAAGGTAACTGATAAAAAGGACCGCGCGCCACTGGTAGGGGTAACCGTAGTTGAAGTAGATAAAGAAAAACGTACCATTGGCGGCGTTACTACCGACATTGGCGGCAACTTTGCGTTGCGGGTTAAAAGTCCGCAAAACAGGATATCAGTCTCTTTAATAGGCTACAAAACCGTTGTGCTGGATATAAACAACCGCACAACTGTTACTGTACAACTTGAGCAAAGCACAAACACACTAGCCGATGTAGCTATCACCGCTAACAGGACATCGAGCAATGGTTTGCTGCAAATAGATCAGCGCAACTCAACAACTGCTGTTGCCAAATTAAGTGCTAAAGATATTGAAGAGCTTTCGGCATCCTCTATCGATCAGGCTATACAGGGGCGTTTACCGGGTGTAGACATTGCCGCAAACTCAGGCGATCCGGGTGCAGGTATGCAGATACGTATCCGCGGAACCTCTACCATTAATGGTTCAACCAATCCACTTATTGTATTGGATGGTATGCCTTATGAAACCAACATACCTTCCGATTTTAATTTTGGTACGGCCGATGAACAGGGCTACGCCTCCTTACTTAACATTGCACCATCGGATATTCAGGATATATCTGTATTAAAAGATGCTGCTGCAACAGCCGTTTGGGGATCCAGAGCGGCAAATGGTGTGTTAATTATAAACACTAAACGGGGTAGAGTTGGAGCTCCGCAGGTTACTTACACCGTTAAGGCAACCGCTTCAAGGCAACCCAACGCCATACCCATGCTTTCCGGCGATCAATATTCCCAATTAATACCCGAGGAAGTAATGAACCGTACCGGTACGCCGCTGAATACTGAAACGGTTAAAGAGTTTTTATACGACCCCAGCGACCGTTATTACTACAACAACTACAGCAACAATACTAACTGGATTAATGCTATAACACGTACCGGTTATATGCAGGATCATTCCTTGTCATTATCTGGTGGTGGAGAGAAGGCGCGTTATTTTGCCTCAGTAAGTTACCTTAACCAAAAGGGCACAACTATTGGTACAGGCCTAAACCGTATAACAACCCGCCTTAACCTTGATTACAACGTATCAGACCGAATTCGGTTCCGTACTGATGTTTCTTACACGCGTTCAAATACAGACCGGGTTTATGATGACGATACCCGCAGCATTGCTTACCAGAAAATGCCTAACATGAGTATTTATGAGTTCAATAGTGCGGGTAATAACACAGGTAATTATTTATCGCCTATACAAAATATACAGGGCAGTTATCCGGGCACCTTTAACCCGGTAGCCATGCTAAACGCTGGTAAAAACAACGTAATTGGCCAGCGTATAGTGCCGCACTTTAACCTGCAGTATGATATACTGCCCAGCTTATTCAGAGCTACTTTTGATGTACAGTTTGACATCAACAATACTAAAAACAAAACCTTTTTACCTCAGATAGCTACCGGTCGCCCTATAAGCGATGTAAATGTGAATAATGCTTTTGATGGTGATGCAGATCAGTTTGGCATTATTACCAAAACTAACTTCATATATACTCCCCGTTTAAACGATAAGCACAGCTTAATGGGGCTGGTATCTTTTATCACCAACGACAATAAGACAACTACATTACAAGCACAATCATCAAACTCAGCATCGGTAAATCTTCAAGATCCGTCGGTAGATGGTCGTGTGCGCAATCTGAGTTCTGGCTTTACACAATCGCGCAGTTTGGCCGCATTGATGAATGCGCAGTATGGGTTTCTGGACCGCTATATTGTTAATATGGCTTTACGTGCCGACGGTAACTCTAAATTCGGTCCTGAAAATCGCTGGGGTTTGTTTCCATCCGTATCCACACGGTGGAGAATATCCGGCGAACCTTTTATGAAAAAGTTAACGGTTTTTGATGATCTGAGCTTACGTTTAAGCTATGGAAAGAGCGGTAATGATCCTAAAAACAATTATTCGTTCTATAACATCTATGGAAATTATGCTTATGATTATTTAGGCTCATCGGCTGTTTATTCGCAAAATATCGAATTACGCAACCTGCGTTATGAGACAGTAACTGGTCAGGATATAGGTTTAACCTTTGCCATGCTGAAAAATCGCATCAACGTAGATGTGGATGTGTATCGTAACCGTACCACCGATTTGTTCTTTAACGGGCTAAGATTGCCTGGTATATCTGGCTTCGGCAATATAAACCTCAACGTGGGGACCATGGATAACCAGGGTTGGGAGATAAACTTAGGTGCTGTGGCGGTAAAAAGCAAAAAAGTTATTGTTGAAATGAACTTTAACATTGCCAATAACACTAACGTTATACGTAGCATATCAGAATTTTACCCGAGTACTAAGGGCGACATTACCACCAACGGGCAGTATAAAACGTTACTGCAAACCAATAATCCATTCGGGTCTTTTTATGGGTTCCGCTTTAAAGGGGTATACAAAGATCAGGCCGCTACCACAGCCATTAATGCAAACGGACAACCTATAGTAGGCCTGGACGGGCAGCCGCTGCAAATGCGCTTTAATTATCCGGCAACCGACTACCTTTTTAAACCCGGCGATGCTATATACGAAGATGTGAACCATGATGGTAACATTAATTACCAGGACGTAGTTTACCTGGGTAACGGTAACCCTAAGTTTACCGGTGGTTTTGGGCCAACAATTACCTATAAGGGCAACTTGAAAATTAACGCTTTCTTCAGTTTCAGAACCGGTTACCAGCTCGTTAACGGCACCCGCATGCTTACCAGTAACATGTACAATTTTAACAATCAAAGTACCGAGGTATTGCAAAGATGGCGTAACGAAGGCGATGTAACTAATGTTCCGCGGGCGTTATGGAATGATGGATATAACTGGCTAGGCTCGGACCGGTATGTGGAAGACGGCTCTTTTATACGCTTACGCTCGGTAACAGTTAGGTATAATTTAACCAAAAACCTCCTTAACCGAATTGGCATACGTAGTGCAAGCATTTACGTAACCGGCGAAAACCTGATAACCTTTACCAAATACACTGGTCAGGATCCTGAAGTTTCTGTAAAAGGCAGTGATCCGTTCAGGGTAGCTACCGATAATTCGATGACGCCGCCAACCCGCAATTTTGTAACGGGTTTAGTGGTAGGTTTTTAA